The Deltaproteobacteria bacterium GWA2_45_12 genome has a window encoding:
- a CDS encoding hopanoid biosynthesis associated radical SAM protein HpnH: MAVPLSQGLRVFSYVMKQKIKGVKRYPLVLMLEPLFRCNLECKGCGKIQFPEETLNRRLSVEECLQAAQECGAPMVSIPGGEPLIHPEIQQIVEGLIKQKRYIYLCTNALLLERKLHLFKPSKYLTFSVHLDGLKEEHDKAVCRDGVFEQAVKAIKAAKANGFRLTTNTTLFDGENPERVRAFFDFAMELGIEGMMVSPGYAYEKAPDQEHFLRREKTRNFFQQVFKDRKPSWKFNQSPYFLEFLMGKKNYQCTPWGNPTRNIFGWQKPCYLLGEGYAKTFKELMESTEWDKYGTGKNEKCADCMVHCGYEPTAVIDAFSSVKNFIEVARASV, from the coding sequence ATGGCCGTTCCATTATCACAAGGGTTAAGGGTTTTTAGTTATGTCATGAAGCAAAAAATCAAGGGGGTGAAGCGCTATCCCTTGGTATTGATGCTAGAGCCCCTTTTTCGTTGCAATCTGGAATGCAAGGGGTGCGGCAAAATTCAATTCCCTGAAGAAACCTTGAATCGACGATTGTCCGTGGAAGAATGTCTTCAAGCAGCCCAAGAATGTGGGGCTCCGATGGTTTCCATTCCTGGAGGAGAACCTTTAATTCATCCCGAAATCCAGCAAATTGTTGAAGGGCTCATCAAGCAGAAGCGTTATATTTATCTTTGTACCAATGCCCTATTGCTTGAACGCAAGCTTCATTTATTCAAACCCTCAAAATATCTTACTTTTAGCGTTCACTTAGATGGCCTTAAAGAGGAACATGACAAGGCCGTATGCCGTGATGGTGTTTTTGAACAGGCTGTTAAGGCCATCAAAGCGGCCAAGGCCAATGGTTTCCGGCTTACCACCAATACCACCCTTTTTGATGGGGAAAACCCCGAGCGTGTACGCGCGTTTTTTGATTTTGCCATGGAGTTGGGCATTGAAGGCATGATGGTCTCGCCTGGGTATGCTTATGAAAAAGCCCCGGACCAGGAACATTTTTTGCGTCGTGAAAAAACCAGGAATTTTTTCCAACAAGTGTTCAAAGACCGCAAGCCCAGCTGGAAATTTAATCAATCCCCTTATTTTTTGGAATTCTTGATGGGTAAAAAGAATTACCAATGCACACCCTGGGGCAACCCCACACGTAATATCTTTGGCTGGCAAAAACCCTGCTATTTGCTGGGGGAAGGTTATGCAAAAACCTTTAAAGAACTCATGGAATCCACAGAATGGGACAAATACGGCACCGGTAAGAATGAAAAATGTGCCGACTGCATGGTCCATTGCGGGTACGAACCCACCGCTGTCATCGATGCCTTCTCTTCCGTCAAAAACTTTATTGAAGTGGCAAGGGCTTCGGTGTGA